ACggattattgattattgattattcAGTAATATATGTCCAAATAAAGGAAAATATCTTGTATGATAAAAAATTTaggataataaaaaatgaaattttgagAAGAATATCCATCCTAAGAATAGGCAGAGCATCGTCATTGTCATTGATAAATACCACTGTTTAGATTTCCAAAAAGTTGCTCAAActgatttgttattttatacttgctttcgaatttttttggagagaaagcaagtgaatgTAAGTGAAAGCAACTTTTGGACTGAAAGTTTTGGAGTGGAATTGTACTATATTTGCACTCACATTCACTTGCTTTCGTCCTTTTAAAAAATTCAGGAGTACGAATAAAAGGGAAGGTTTGGAGTGAAAGTTTTGGAGTGGAATTGTATTATATTTGCACTCACATTCACTTGCTTTCGtccttttaaaaaattcaagagTACGAATAGAATTGAAGGTTTGATAACTTTATTTTCTCTTCATTTGATTAGTTGCTTTCCTCCCTAtttaaaactcgggagcaagGTAAATCATACGGTATGCTTttccaaaagaaaaaaaaaatagtaaaaaaagaCTTCCGTTGCCGGGACTTGAACCCGGGTCTCTCGGGTGAGAGCCGAGTATCCTGACCAACTAGACTACAACGGATCGTGTCAGTACTTGTCAAAAAATCCTATAAATCACAATCTTCGTACAGGGTTTTAGCAAGAGAAGAGCCCAGAGATAGAAGAAGAGACAAAGCAAGAAAAAACGAAGCCCCTTTGCTCACACTTCTGGGTCCTCACTTTGCAGCTATCCATTGAAGAACACGCCTTGCAAATCTTCAATTTCACAACCCTTTTGCTCCCAGGTTTCTCCTATGccactatatatgtatatgtgtaaataataattacttgctattttattaaataaatgattGAGATAATAATCTTGGTTTCACTTAAATTGCAAGATTAGTGGCTTTTAAGTTACTTTTTTAGATAAATTGGTGGTAAGCAGAAAGATTAGTGCTTTTGGTTAATGGGTATTTGGTAATCTTGGATTGCTATGGTGTTGTTATGAAGATGATATTTCGGTTATGTATTGAGGGTTTATTTCTGTACCCTTttcttgaaatttgaatttgctGATGGGGGTTAAATTTTGTGCTGTTGTTGATGTAAAGCATGAATCTTTCTGGGTTAACTGGAAGCCCTTCAATTAATGTGCTACCGAAAGGTCAAGGATCTCTTTCGAAAAAAGTTTTGGTTTTCAACAATTTCGGGAAATTTGGGGAGTTATTTCAGCTACCTAGGTATGTACTCCGGTGTTTCGGCTAGATAAGGTTTAGTTTGTGGCTTTTATTGTAGTTGTTTATAATGTTTAATTGTGGTGTAGGAGAAGTAATTGGGCCGGTTCTGCTCAGAGATGTGTAGTGCGAAGAACTCCTTTGTTAAGATGTGCCATGGATGCTTCTTATGGCAATTCTTCAGATGACTCGGCTGGTAATGCTCGTCTATTTTGTGATATATTTGTTACTGTTAATAGTCCTCGACTCCTCGTGTATTAATATTACCTGGAAAGGATTTGCGATGAACAAACTGTTCTGTTGGAAAAAATGACAGTTCCAGTTCTTTATTTGTTGCACTAGTATATTGGACATGAAGAACATAAACCACAGTTCTTTGTATATTTAATAACTGAAGAGATCCTTATTCTGCttggtttttaatttaaatacagTCTATCTGCAAAATGTTTTGAAGTACAGTTGAACACAGTCCTGTCATTTTTATGTACAAGCTAGACTAGCCTTTTCCAGGCATAGATTCACTTAGTTCCCATATGTTTAGGATCAAAACTATTAACTGCGGCGACAATGTCTGCTTCAAGTTATAGGAAAAAGGAAATTTTTTGACTTGGTAAAAGTGTTATGCTAAGTATATTAGTGATGATATAGCcgtttttataattgaattaCACGTTTAATCTCTTATTGTGCTGAATTAGAATTTTGCACAATTATGCAGTGGGGAATCAGAGTTGTTCTCAGTTTGTTTATTGTTTTGTTGTCCCACTTTCTATAGTTATATTTCCTATTGGTTGCCCAAGCTTTACCCTGAGTATTCTAGGTTCATTTCTAATGACCATAGTTGAGTTGCTATAAGGACCTGCATTGAGTTTATTATCATATGACAATTTGGCATATGAATCTTTAGGTTGATTGTTAATGCCTATAGCCGAGTTCTAATAATGACCTGCATTGAGTTTTGCGACATATGGTAACTTGACATTTGTATCCATAAGATTGAAACTAAACTCAGTTGTTTGATCAAGTACAGATATATTTCCGAGAATTAATGTAAGAGACCCATACAAGAGACTTGGGATTAGCAGGGAAGCATCAGAAGATGAAATTCAAGGTGCTAGAAATTTCTTGGTTCAAAGATATATTGGTCATAAACCGAGCATAGATGCAATTGAATCAGCCCACGACAAAATAATCATGCAGCAATTCTACGACAGGAAGAACCCGAAGATCAACATTAAGAAAAAGGTTGGGGAGGTTACTCAGTCTAAGGTTATGCTGGCTATCACAAGTAGATTCAGAACTCCATCTACAAATTTCATTGTAAAGACTTCCATTGCTTTCGTGGTACTGGGCGTACTTACTGTACTTTTCCCAACTGAAGAAGGACCAACCCTTCAAGTAGCCGTTTCCCTGATAGCTACAATGTACTTCATTCATGATCGGTTAAAAAACAAGCTTAGAGCTTTTCTCTACGGGTACGTGATTGTTCTGTTTGATCATATATTGAACATTTAGTCTGCCAATAGTGAGTGTGATAAAAATTAGTATGCATGCATGCTTTCCAACAAAATATAAACGTTTCAGAGCAAAGTAGCATTAGTGTATTCCTCATATTAGATCCTACTTATATGACAATATACATGGTTTCACTAAAGTCACAGATGATCTCACCTTTATGTGCAACTACGCTGCAGGGCTGGAACATTCATTCTCTCGTGGCTAGTGGGAACTTTTCTGATGGTGTCTGTGATTCCACCTATAATTAAAGGTCGCAGAAGTTTAGAAGTGACAACATCCTTGATTAGTTATGTGCTTCTCTGGGTCTCTTCTACCTATCTTAGATAGGTAGTGCCAGAGAGTTTTTGTGTAAGTTCCCGTTACATCAAAGAGTAAACTCCCAATCTCTTACTCAGGCATTTTGGTATATCTCAATTTAGATCACACAttttttacttctactttttGGTAATGGAGATTTAGTTAAAAGGTCATGTCTTAAGTTCCATGCATAGATTATGGAATCAGAATTATCAGAGTGGCTGTTTGATGCTCTGAATTGAGACCATCATGTTAACCCCGCTGAAAGGGTTTTGGAATGTAGACTAAAAGACCTTATCATTTGCGAATGGAATTTATATTTCTTGTGTTTCTAGGAATTCCCCGCTCTAGAAGTTTATTATAAAGAAATCAATATTCTTATTTCTTACCAAGTTCCTTGAATTGactgtatattttataaaatatcttgTGTGAGGTTAAAAGAAATCCCGGGTCACAAACACATCCAGATATATATTTATGAGAGCGCTATATTTATGCTCTTTGCTTAACTCATAGTTGGTTTGAGGAACAATATCTAAAGGTGTTACACAACTTGCAAAATGGGGTGACTTGTATGTCTGTGTGGTTCAATACAACTTTTCTAGAATGTTATGAGCTTATATTGAACTGAAATACCAGTTTTGGTTTATTATGACGTCGTCTTGTTCTGAATCTTTTGCCATATATTTGGTAGAGTTTTGCGCTTTCAAGAAACAGCGTGTAGTGTAGCGTTTCTGAAAGAAAGATCTTTTCCAGAGCTGTTGGTGCAGTGGACAAATTTTAGGTGTGTTTTAGCTAGACCCTTCTCCTCGTGTGAAAAGATCATCATACGGGGCAAAAAAACATGCTGAAGAGAAGCCATTCTGCAACAATTGAATGCCCTTTTGTTTGTTGCTAATCTAATCCAACGCTCTTTGTTGTTCCATAGATCTCTATTCTTAAGAATCAATCTGTTTAAATACTACTGCTAGAATAAATTTTCTACTACAACTTGCAGAATTTCAGAGAAGTCCGAGTCCACATGAAAAGTAACCAAATGTTAGAAAGACGCAATTGAAACATAAACTTTGAGCCACCTTTGACCTTACTATACTCTATTGAGGTCCAAATTTAACTGGCACAAAATGTCATATTCTGTCTTTTTAtgttagcaaaaaaatatagtacCATAAATCTGGTTTTTTCTGTCTTTTTCCCTTCAAATTGTTAAATAGTGTAGAAAAAACACAGCAATCAAATGTTTGCGGTTGCCCGTGTTCTAAAGATCCCtgctttatttaaaaattaactattaatctcacaaaaatattttacccATTCACTGATTACCCTTCAGTTGATTGAaaattcttgatttgtcgaattttttttgagaaaatctCTAATAAATTCATGTCAACCGATTAATTACGATTCTTGATTTCTGTGGCCATGCGGGTTGCAGAACCGAGGACAGAAAATTGAAACTGGTGAAAGGTCAGACATGCCAATCTAACCTGTTTTTTGGTTAACTTCCGTTCAGTGGGACCGGAAAAAGGAGTCGGGTCCTGAGGTACTACCAGcagtgaaaaaatatatatatataagaatcaaGCCTAACAAGGAAagcatataaatatttattcctgAAAAGAtattctataaaataaattatctaacAAGTTGATTGGCCAGTTTATACTAGCCTCAGGAGAGATATCTGCAATGCAGCATGAAGCTATAAATACAGCCATCCAATAAAACAAGGGGTGGTGATCATTTTAACATAAAAGGTTGCCAACTGATTTGCTAGAAAGATAGAAAGTAGAACTTAAAATGGCATCAACTGCAACTTCTCTCCTCAGGCCTTCATCACTTGTTAGCAAGTCTAGTTGGATTGAGGGCCAGAGCCTTCGACACCCTTCTGTTTCTCTTGTCAGGTGCACCCCTGCTGCTGCTCCTGCACTCGCCATCCGTGCCGGTGCTTATGATGATGAGCTCATCAAAACCGCGGTACGTGagttctgataccatgttaagtaaattatttttaaaaccaTAATGTGTTGGGAGCAGGTCTTGGTACATTTATTGCTTATATGCTAGTGCAGAACAATTAAACAAAATTGGACTTGCGggttctgataccatgttaaataaACAAGTTTAAACTAATAACGAAAGGAAAGACGGATTTAACATTTTCCTGTCAGaattttgttttgacatcaAAGTTATGTAGAAAACTGTGGCATCGCCGGGCAGAGGAATCTTGGCCATGGATGAGTCGAATGCTACATGTGGCAAGCGTTTGGCTTCAGTTGGCCTAGAGAACACTGAGGCTAACCGCCAGACTTACCGGACGATGCTCCTCTCCCCCCCGGGGCTCGGAAACTACATCTCTGGAGCTATCCTCTTTGAGGAGACACTCTACCAATCAACACTTGATGGGAAGAAGATAGTTGATCTTCTTATTGAGCAGGGAATTGTTCCCGGGATCAAAACTGACAAGGTATTTCCGCGATCCACTCAGACTTTTCTGGCTGAAAACAATGTGGTAATTAGTATTTTGTGCTTGATGGCCTAATGGGTGAGCCTGACAGGGTTTATCACCCCTCGCTAGCTTCAATGATGAGTCCTGGTGCCAAGGTCTTGACGGCCTTGCCTCGCGCTCTGCAGCTTACTACCAACAGGGTGCCCGCTTTGCCAAATGGTACAAATCGTGTACTTCATTTACTGATGAGTAATGATATACGCGTTGATTTTGTTCCTTCAGATCTCATAACTGACATTCATTTTACATAGGCGTACTGTAGTGAGCATTCCCAATGGTCCTTCTGCACTTGCTGTGAAGGAAGCGGCATGGGGTCTTGCTCGCTATGCAGCCATTTCTCAGGTTGCCCTTCATATGAAACTAAATGGGCAACCTTTTGTTTAAACAATGACATGTAAGGTTAATCTGCGTATCTGTAAATTGCAGGAGAATGGGCTAGTCCCGATTGTGGAGCCTGAAGTCGCACTTGATGGTGATCATGGAATCGACAGTTCTTATGAAGTTGCCTACAAGGTGTGGTCTGAGGTCTTTTTCTACCTTGCCCAGAACAATGTTTTGTTTGAAGGTATCCTCCTCAAGCCAAGCATGGTTACTCCCGGATCACAGTGCAAGGAACGGGCAACACCCGAGCAGGTTGCTGATTACACCCTCAAGCTTCTCAGACGGACAGTTCCCCCGGCAGTCCCTGGAATCCATGTAAAAACTCTGATGTCACTTAAGCGCGCACATACACACACGCGTAGACACATTGTATTCGTAGTTTCAAATGTGCTTCTAGACTGATTTATATTCTTTGTTATGACAGTTCATGTCTGGGGGTCTATCTGAACTGGAAGCTACCCAGAACTTGAACGCGATGAATCAATCTCCCAATCCGTGGCATGTGTCATTCTCTTATGCAAGAGCTCTTCAAAACATTTGCCTGAAGACATGGGGAGGAAGACCCGAGAACGTCAAAGCTGCTCAAGATGCTTTGCTTCTTCGAGCAAGTGCAAATTCTGCTGCTCAGCTAGGTAAGTACACTGGAGAGGAGGCCAAGAAAGAAACGCTTGTCAAGTGATATGCTTACAGAGTCGCAGTCTAAGCAGAAGCTACAGATCTGGATGCCATAACAAACTGCACAACGCTTATAGCCATAGGAAGCTACTTCTGTAATCAATATATTGAGTTGTTCAACAACAGCTTTCGGATGACAATTGTTTCAATCTGTTAATCAATTTCTGGAATAGCAACTAGTCTGTAAACATGGGAAGAGACGTCGCAGCAGCATGTCACAGGACATAAATATTGCGTAATGTGAATTAATTGTTAAATCAAGTAAAAAGAACACTATCAAGTGCAACAAGTTTCACAAGAAGAGATCAAACATAGGACATCAAGTATTTGTTGAAGGAGCGCTTGCCAGGGTTAAATTTTAAGCCAATTGCGAAATTTTTGAAGTTTTGAACAAGCAGATCATTTTTATACTCAAGCTCATACAAATGTATTGCTCTTGAAACCCTTTATAGAACTTTACAAATTCCTTACTGAACAAGCACCGGTCATGCATACCTTTACAACTTATGCTTAGTGGAtagttttattttgattatacaGACTATAATCTTTATGGATTGGGAACTATACAGCTCTTGAAAACTGGCATGGTTTCTGTCGGTCAAAGCGTTTAAATGGCACTTTTGCCTTTATCTTGGCACTGAGACAGCCACAAGTCCATCTGTTCTACAATCTGTTGCCTGACCTTGTGTACGGCATCAGGCGCACTGCAATTCTTTGCATTTCCtgaataataatcaaataatgtCAAGAATAAACCAGTCAGAAAAAGGGTCTTCCATCTTGGCAAAGAGGTTTAAAGGAAAAACCATCGAGAATTAAATGTGCATAATCTGTTAATTACTTTGCAGACACCATTTAATCACTGCCAAACAACTATAAACATTCAGAAACAAATACTTAAGCGAGGCTAATCCACTCATTTGAACATATCCTTTAAATGTAAAGCTGTTCTGAGCTCATCATTTCGACTTGAAATGGGCAGCTTGAGAAAATTAGGATACATAACAGGCCCATCAATGTGTCTCAAGATGACAATTTTATCATTGCTATTATATTATaaaccaaagaaaataaaagcagTTACTATAGACAAATATTATAGTCACATGAAGGACAACTAGAAAGAGTACTGAACCTGCACAGACAGAGCATATACCTTCAAGTTGCAATGGGGATTGCGGGCATCCTCGCATGTCGCTTCCATGGCCGCAATTTTGGCAAGTTATAATGTAGGAAGGCACTAAAGATTGAAAAGC
This genomic window from Daucus carota subsp. sativus chromosome 7, DH1 v3.0, whole genome shotgun sequence contains:
- the LOC108195932 gene encoding protein CHAPERONE-LIKE PROTEIN OF POR1, chloroplastic → MNLSGLTGSPSINVLPKGQGSLSKKVLVFNNFGKFGELFQLPRRSNWAGSAQRCVVRRTPLLRCAMDASYGNSSDDSADIFPRINVRDPYKRLGISREASEDEIQGARNFLVQRYIGHKPSIDAIESAHDKIIMQQFYDRKNPKINIKKKVGEVTQSKVMLAITSRFRTPSTNFIVKTSIAFVVLGVLTVLFPTEEGPTLQVAVSLIATMYFIHDRLKNKLRAFLYGAGTFILSWLVGTFLMVSVIPPIIKGRRSLEVTTSLISYVLLWVSSTYLR
- the LOC108195931 gene encoding fructose-bisphosphate aldolase 1, chloroplastic, yielding MASTATSLLRPSSLVSKSSWIEGQSLRHPSVSLVRCTPAAAPALAIRAGAYDDELIKTAKTVASPGRGILAMDESNATCGKRLASVGLENTEANRQTYRTMLLSPPGLGNYISGAILFEETLYQSTLDGKKIVDLLIEQGIVPGIKTDKGLSPLASFNDESWCQGLDGLASRSAAYYQQGARFAKWRTVVSIPNGPSALAVKEAAWGLARYAAISQENGLVPIVEPEVALDGDHGIDSSYEVAYKVWSEVFFYLAQNNVLFEGILLKPSMVTPGSQCKERATPEQVADYTLKLLRRTVPPAVPGIHFMSGGLSELEATQNLNAMNQSPNPWHVSFSYARALQNICLKTWGGRPENVKAAQDALLLRASANSAAQLGKYTGEEAKKETLVK